Below is a window of Defluviimonas sp. SAOS-178_SWC DNA.
GGGCATAGGTCCAGCGGACGAAGGCATCCGGATCAACATCGCCTTCCTTCAGTTTGTTATCGCTCAGATATTCTTCCCAGGCGGCATGCAGGAATTCCGGCTGGTAGTACATCGGTTTCGGCGCCCGGTCGAAGCGGCGGATCAGTTCCTCGGTATGCGCCCCGGAGCCTTCGATCCAGATCATCAGCACCGACCGCGACAAGGCCGTCAGGACCGGGTCGGCCGGATCTTCGGGATCGACAACCTCGCAGATCGAGCCGCCGGAATCGCAGATGAAGTTATCGTAGCCGTACAGATCGTGGGCACGCTCGATGAACCGGCCGGTGTCGAGGAGGGACGCGATCTCGGCCTCGCGGTGCTGTTTCTGGCGCTTCATGTACTCGGCGAAGGGCAGGCCGCCTTTCGCAGGATCGCCCGGCTTGCCGAGATAGGTCGAAAGCGGCGCGAGGTTGTTGAAGGTTATGTTG
It encodes the following:
- a CDS encoding ATPase is translated as MIYRTPDDWRAAPRKRVLLFGMSGLGKTHVSNLLRASGSWFHYSIDYRIGTRYMGEHIADNFKREAMKVPLLRELLMTDSVHITSNITFNNLAPLSTYLGKPGDPAKGGLPFAEYMKRQKQHREAEIASLLDTGRFIERAHDLYGYDNFICDSGGSICEVVDPEDPADPVLTALSRSVLMIWIEGSGAHTEELIRRFDRAPKPMYYQPEFLHAAWEEYLSDNKLKEGDVDPDAFVRWTYARALAHRQPRYTAMARNWGVSVTAEAVAKVATAAEFIDLIARALEVQA